A DNA window from Vigna unguiculata cultivar IT97K-499-35 chromosome 10, ASM411807v1, whole genome shotgun sequence contains the following coding sequences:
- the LOC114166067 gene encoding subtilisin-like protease SBT1.1, which produces MNFRTLILFMAFMVTKSVAVMEKQTYIVHMDKIKMEALVQSQGLAKPWFKSVIDFISEASNEEEEEGDPQLLYVYETSLFGFAAQLSDKQLEYLNQVDGFVAALPDELLTLHTTYSPQFLGLQEGKGLWSASNLASDVIIGVLDTGIWPEHISFQDTGLSKVPSRWKGACEAGTNFSASSCNKKLVGARVFLQGYEKFAGRINETMDYRSARDAQGHGSHTASTAAGNMVKNASFFGLASGSATGMRYTSRIAAYKVCWRLGCANSDILAAIDKAVADGVDVLSLSLGGSARPYYNDSIAIASFGATQKGVFVSCSAGNSGPFSSTVGNVAPWIMTVAASYTDRSFPTQVKLGNGKLFKGSSLYKGKQTNQLPLVYVNSSKEHRTSQYCTKGSLDPKVVKGKIVACERGINSRTGKGEEVKMAGGAGMILLNSENQGEELFADPHVLPGTSLGSSASKTIRSYIHSAKAPTASISFLGTAYGDPAPVMAAFSSRGPSAVGGDVIKPDVTAPGVNIMAAWPPITSPSLLKSDTRSVLFNIVSGTSMSCPHVSGIAALIKSVHKGWSPAAIKSALMTTASVSNNKGAAITDYGSKNSAFADPFAFGSGHVNPERASDPGLVYDITTKDYLNYLCSLNYTPSQIVLLSKGKFKCSKNSALQAGDLNYPSFSVIFGTINASVTFKRVVTNVGNPKISYAVKVEEPKGVSVRVEPMNISFRKTGEKLSYKVSFVSNGNTTVTGGSSFGSLTWVSGKYAVRSPIAVTWQ; this is translated from the coding sequence ATGAACTTCAGGACACTTATACTCTTCATGGCCTTTATGGTGACAAAATCGGTAGCAGTAATGGAGAAGCAGACATACATAGTACACATGGACAAGATCAAGATGGAAGCCTTAGTCCAATCCCAAGGCCTTGCAAAACCTTGGTTCAAATCAGTCATTGATTTCATCTCTGaagcttcaaatgaagaagaagaagaaggagaccCTCAACTCCTTTATGTTTATGAAACCAGCCTTTTTGGTTTTGCTGCTCAACTTTCCGATAAGCAGCTTGAGTACTTGAACCAAGTGGATGGCTTCGTAGCAGCATTACCTGATGAACTATTGACCCTTCACACAACGTACAGTCCCCAATTTCTAGGCCTGCAGGAGGGAAAAGGACTTTGGAGTGCCTCTAACTTGGCCTCAGATGTGATCATAGGAGTCCTTGACACAGGAATATGGCCTGAACACATCAGTTTCCAAGACACGGGTTTGTCCAAAGTACCCTCTCGGTGGAAAGGAGCTTGTGAAGCAGGCACCAATTTCTCTGCCTCAAGTTGTAACAAGAAGCTTGTTGGTGCAAGAGTGTTTCTACAAGGGTATGAGAAATTTGCAGGAAGAATCAATGAAACAATGGACTATCGTTCTGCTAGAGATGCTCAAGGACATGGATCACACACAGCCTCAACTGCAGCTGGAAACATGGTGAAAAATGCCAGCTTTTTCGGCTTGGCCAGTGGCTCAGCCACTGGAATGAGGTATACCTCAAGAATAGCTGCTTACAAAGTATGCTGGCGTTTAGGCTGTGCTAACTCTGACATATTAGCAGCCATTGATAAAGCTGTTGCTGATGGTGTTGATGTACTGTCACTCTCACTAGGTGGCAGTGCAAGACCTTATTACAACGATAGCATTGCCATAGCCTCATTTGGAGCAACACAAAAGGGTGTTTTTGTTTCTTGCTCAGCAGGCAATTCAGGCCCTTTTAGTTCCACTGTTGGAAATGTTGCCCCTTGGATCATGACTGTTGCTGCTAGCTACACTGATAGGAGCTTTCCAACTCAAGTGAAGCTTGGAAATGGAAAGCTTTTCAAAGGGTCATCATTGTACAAGGGCAAGCAAACAAATCAATTGCCTCTTGTGTATGTCAATTCCTCAAAAGAACATAGGACATCACAGTATTGCACCAAAGGTTCTCTTGATCCAAAGGTTGTCAAAGGAAAAATAGTTGCCTGCGAACGTGGAATAAACAGTAGAACTGGAAAGGGAGAGGAAGTGAAGATGGCAGGTGGAGCAGGAATGATACTACTCAACTCAGAAAACCAGGGAGAAGAACTTTTTGCTGACCCTCATGTTTTGCCAGGCACATCTTTAGGATCCTCAGCAAGTAAAACAATCAGAAGCTACATTCACTCAGCAAAAGCACCAACAGCTTCCATTTCCTTCCTGGGGACAGCATATGGAGACCCTGCACCAGTTATGGCAGCATTCTCTTCTAGAGGACCAAGTGCAGTAGGAGGAGATGTGATCAAACCAGATGTTACTGCACCTGGTGTGAACATCATGGCTGCTTGGCCTCCCATAACTAGTCCAAGCTTGCTCAAGAGTGACACAAGAAGTGTTCTTTTTAACATAGTTTCAGGTACCTCAATGTCTTGTCCTCATGTCAGTGGTATAGCAGCATTGATCAAATCTGTGCACAAGGGTTGGTCCCCTGCAGCCATAAAATCTGCTCTGATGACTACAGCTTCTGTATCAAACAACAAAGGTGCTGCAATTACTGACTATGGTTCAAAAAATTCAGCATTTGCTGACCCCTTTGCATTTGGTTCAGGCCATGTTAACCCTGAAAGAGCTTCTGATCCAGGGTTAGTCTATGATATTACCACCAAAGATTACTTAAATTACTTGTGCAGCCTGAACTACACACCCTCCCAGATTGTTTTACTGTCAAAAGGTAAATTTAAATGCTCCAAAAACTCTGCTCTTCAAGCTGGTGACTTGAACTACCCCTCATTTTCTGTGATATTTGGTACAATAAATGCTAGTGTGACATTCAAGAGGGTAGTTACAAATGTAGGGAACCCCAAAATTTCTTATGCAGTGAAGGTGGAAGAACCAAAGGGAGTATCTGTCAGGGTTGAACCAATGAATATCAGTTTCAGAAAAACTGGTGAGAAATTGAGTTATAAGGTGAGTTTTGTTTCAAATGGGAATACAACAGTTACTGGAGGTTCATCATTTGGATCACTTACTTGGGTCTCAGGTAAATATGCTGTTAGAAGTCCTATAGCAGTGACATGGCAATGA